A window of Castanea sativa cultivar Marrone di Chiusa Pesio chromosome 1, ASM4071231v1 contains these coding sequences:
- the LOC142621483 gene encoding uncharacterized protein LOC142621483, translated as MDQHDLKPSALMNDVRHLCSPKEHDCFGEANSLSDCCGTCINGNAGVQKQDHEISGGKADKLPEMERNHSICSTSCSRENADDLSAPSSVISTMKDSVLVKENRAEGTSAVISNGNRLEVKGNLKQGEVSALSPEGNASTKNISMKSDISSDSGQPLGKDNNESVDGRMSGYWSNAGESGLKSVMQASFHDKPYKTESSSSNSTHISIPASSNDSFQVTSVDVKSCTHSKTSAMDTSTCSYFKNNLKEPALRILAVGMVAQASKDVLDATIFQSGKQQNAIKASEIVHVRASDGNKVLGVISDHNSCTVDDIDLPTPDMLKRKVIEISIQDKAQACYDLDDALEVAQRVAREVEREVGTYRELSESSSSVQEKNGEAIHMSSVDSADSSKKDCLTETGSKIQFCNEQGNCDSRYTIKEVGDPEMLTRNEGLCLEVKQPSHVMGPRMIYGSDAGLHGHESSDMTTKPENVAASDQTTLFGIDLNENILANEAEYPEHSVKETILNHSNNVMRPVPVLAKPGISISLPMPQSQFLGGWRGSAPSAFRTISLSRNFNRNKSPLANDNNDSSIQLQVKGIDLNVAAAGADLDMELLTEKCVQAQSSLASEESSVEVSSTRARTFHFDLNCASENDDSSCRLSPPASLSGHSVRDFDLNDNLTSADACIDARHPGQGTQELRNSASYDDPAVSLMGVARQPYSRSVGTGYPAGFSSLHGFTHVHAKPLQVSVSNMLPPNEEMQRVYPLQHKPTYAQPPPAPPHAFLYNNGFCFDPNNGLSSTLYPPNFFPYVTDPRGTTVIPQIIGSGALSALSGAPHIMSVPGGPGRSDISTMRPTFDLNGIANSSENGSRGESARQMFIPVSNSVREEPVKSFQQVHFSATSMKRREPDGGWDSHQLSYR; from the coding sequence ATGGACCAGCATGATCTAAAACCAAGTGCATTGATGAATGATGTCAGGCACCTCTGTTCTCCCAAAGAACACGATTGTTTTGGGGAGGCAAACAGCTTATCTGATTGCTGTGGAACATGTATTAATGGAAATGCTGGAGTACAAAAACAAGACCATGAAATCAGTGGTGGCAAAGCTGATAAACTGCCAGAAATGGAAAGGAATCATTCAATCTGTTCCACTTCTTGTTCCAGAGAAAATGCAGATGATTTGAGCGCACCATCTTCTGTTATTTCCACAATGAAAGATTCAGTACTTGTGAAAGAAAATCGTGCTGAAGGAACTTCTGCTGTAATATCCAATGGTAACAGACTTGAAGTCAAGGGGAATCTGAAGCAGGGTGAAGTATCAGCACTTTCCCCTGAAGGAAATGCTTCTACAAAGAACATCTCCATGAAGAGCGATATTAGCTCAGACAGTGGACAACCCCTTGGCAAGGACAATAATGAGTCGGTGGATGGGAGAATGAGTGGGTATTGGTCAAATGCTGGTGAAAGTGGATTGAAGTCTGTGATGCAGGCATCTTTCCATGATAAACCATATAAAACTGAGTCCTCATCTTCTAACTCAACACACATCAGTATTCCAGCTTCTTCAAATGACAGCTTTCAAGTAACTTCTGTGGATGTTAAATCATGTACACATAGTAAAACCAGTGCCATGGACACTTCCACTTGTTCTTACTTCAAAAATAATCTCAAAGAGCCTGCACTCCGAATTTTAGCTGTGGGTATGGTGGCTCAAGCTTCCAAAGATGTTCTGGATGCTACAATTTTCCAATCTGGAAAACAGCAAAACGCAATTAAGGCTTCAGAAATTGTTCATGTCAGAGCAAGTGATGGTAATAAGGTGCTAGGGGTGATTTCAGACCATAATTCTTGTACTGTGGATGATATTGATCTTCCAACTCCTGACATGCTTAAGAGGAAAGTCATTGAAATTTCTATTCAAGATAAAGCACAGGCTTGTTATGATCTGGATGATGCACTGGAGGTGGCTCAGAGAGTTGCAAGAGAAGTGGAGAGAGAAGTTGGTACATATAGGGAGCTCTCAGAAAGTTCCTCATCTGTACAAGAGAAAAATGGTGAGGCAATTCATATGAGCTCTGTTGATTCTGCAGATTCAAGTAAAAAAGACTGCTTAACAGAAACTGGAAGCAAAATCCAGTTTTGCAATGAACAAGGTAACTGTGATAGTCGTTATACCATTAAAGAGGTGGGGGATCCAGAAATGTTGACAAGAAATGAAGGGTTGTGTTTAGAAGTCAAACAGCCATCACATGTCATGGGTCCCAGGATGATATATGGATCTGACGCTGGTCTTCATGGTCATGAATCATCTGATATGACTACAAAACCTGAAAATGTAGCTGCCAGTGACCAGACTACTCTATTTGGAATTGATCTTAATGAAAATATCTTGGCCAATGAAGCTGAATACCCTGAACATTCAGTCAAAGAAACTATTTTGAACCATTCAAATAATGTGATGAGGCCAGTTCCTGTTTTGGCTAAACCTGGAATTTCCATATCCTTACCTATGCCTCAATCACAGTTTCTAGGAGGCTGGAGGGGATCTGCTCCTAGTGCTTTCCGAACAATTTCTCTTTCCAGGAATTTCAATAGGAATAAATCACCATTGGCCAATGATAATAATGACAGCTCTATACAGTTACAAGTTAAAGGCATTGACCTCAATGTTGCTGCTGCAGGAGCTGATTTGGACATGGAATTACTTACAGAAAAATGTGTCCAAGCCCAGTCAAGTCTAGCTTCTGAAGAGTCTTCTGTGGAAGTCAGTTCTACACGAGCAAGAACATTCCATTTTGATCTCAATTGTGCAAGTGAAAATGATGACAGCAGTTGTCGATTGTCTCCACCTGCTTCATTATCAGGACACTCTGTTAGGGATTTTGATTTAAATGACAACCTGACATCTGCTGATGCATGCATCGATGCTCGACATCCAGGTCAAGGCACACAAGAATTAAGAAACAGTGCATCATATGATGATCCTGCAGTTTCATTAATGGGCGTTGCAAGACAACCATACTCTAGAAGTGTTGGCACTGGGTATCCAGCAGGTTTTAGTTCTTTGCATGGCTTTACTCATGTTCATGCCAAACCCCTTCAGGTATCTGTTTCCAATATGCTTCCCCCAAACGAAGAAATGCAGAGGGTATATCCATTGCAACACAAGCCAACTTATGCACAACCACCCCCAGCACCTCCTCATGCTTTCCTCTATAACAATGGATTCTGCTTTGACCCCAACAATGGCCTATCCTCAACTTTGTACCCTCCCAATTTCTTCCCATACGTAACAGACCCACGTGGAACCACCGTCATCCCACAAATTATAGGTTCTGGTGCTCTTTCTGCCTTGTCAGGTGCTCCACATATCATGAGTGTTCCTGGTGGACCAGGCCGTAGCGACATTTCAACCATGAGGCCAACTTTTGATCTAAATGGCATAGCTAATTCTTCAGAGAATGGAAGCAGAGGAGAAAGCGCCAGACAAATGTTTATCCCTGTAAGTAATTCAGTACGTGAAGAGCCAGTCAAGTCTTTCCAACAAGTTCATTTTTCTGCCACATCCATGAAGAGGCGGGAACCAGATGGGGGATGGGACTCTCATCAGCTTAGCTATAGATAG
- the LOC142641146 gene encoding multiple C2 domain and transmembrane region protein 6, producing the protein MARLVVEIQDASDLMPKDDQGSASPFVEVDFDGQKQKTQTKHKDLNPQWNEKLVFNVNNPRDLHHKTIDVIVYNDRKGGHHKNFLGRVRLHGSSIPLQESEAIIQRYPLDKRGLFSHIKGDIALRVYAVHDSSAFHAPPPQDGGAEESNTVPLKEINTNYKPEEVLEKEEEEERMVEGMKKKKKEKEVRTFHTIGAGTHEHHQAPQPSVFSGGGFGGFEKNNTGGLGGFESNKFMKEKAAAVAETRADFARAGPASMMHMQVPTMKQNPFALEETRPPLAARLRHRGDKTSSTYDLVEQMYYLYVNVVKARDLPVMDVTGSLDPYVEVKLGNYKGQTKPLEKNQYPVWNQVFAFSKERLQSSVLEVVLMDKDLVKDDFVGRVSFDLSEIPLRLPPDSPLAPQWYKLEDKKGDRHNSGEIMLAVWVGTQADEAFPDAWHSDAHNISHSNMSNTRSKVYFSPRLYYLKIDVLGAQDLIPSERGAQETRVKVLVGNQLKFTRFTHMRMNTEWNEDFMFVVSEPLEDLIIITVEDKGGPEVLGRLVVSVRDVMHRHDHHKAPEPRWHSLHKHLELEADADKKKDKFTSKILLRIYVDSGYHVLDESTHFSSDLQPSSKHLRKPSIGFLELGILSAKNLLPMKGKDGGTTDAYCVAKYGNKWIRTRTLLDTLAPRWNEQYTWDVHDPCTVITVGVFDNCHVNGSKEDTRDQRIGKVRIRLSTLETNRVYTHYYPLLVLERSGLKKHGELHLALRFTCTSWVNLVAQYGNPLLPKMHYIQPISFRHHDWLRHHAMQIVAARLARSEPPLRHEIVEYMLDVDIHLWSLRRSKANFSRIMSLLSGVTAVCKWINEICLWRNPITTCLVHVLFLILVCYPELVLPTIFLYLFVIGIWNYRFRPKQPPHMDARLSQAEFIHSDELDEEFDTFPTTRHPDLVRARYDRLRIVAGKVQSVVGDLASQGERALALLSWRDPRATAIFIIFSLIWAVFIYVTPFQVVAVLVGLYLLRHPRFRSKMPSVPVNFFKRLPGKSDMLL; encoded by the coding sequence ATGGCCAGACTGGTAGTAGAGATTCAAGATGCAAGTGACTTGATGCCAAAAGACGACCAAGGCTCTGCCAGTCCCTTTGTAGAAGTAGATTTCGATGGGCAGAAACAAAAGACACAAACCAAGCATAAAGACCTCAACCCCCAATGGAATGAGAAGCTAGTGTTCAATGTCAACAACCCCAGAGACCTTCACCACAAGACCATTGATGTGATCGTGTACAATGACCGAAAAGGCGGCCACCACAAGAACTTCCTCGGTCGTGTCAGACTCCATGGTTCCTCCATACCTCTTCAAGAATCTGAAGCCATTATCCAGCGCTACCCGCTTGATAAACGTGGCCTCTTTTCTCATATTAAAGGCGATATAGCTCTCAGAGTTTACGCAGTTCATGACTCATCTGCGTTTCATGCACCTCCACCACAAGATGGTGGTGCTGAAGAATCAAACACAGTACCATTGAAAGAGATAAATACTAATTACAAGCCTGAAGAAGTActagaaaaagaggaagaagaagaaaggatgGTTGAgggaatgaagaagaagaaaaaggaaaaagaagtgAGAACTTTTCACACTATAGGAGCCGGGACACATGAACACCATCAAGCTCCACAACCTTCAGTGTTCTCTGGCGGTGGATTCGGGGGGTTCGAGAAAAACAATACTGGTGGATTGGGGGGGTTCGAGAGTAACAAATTTATGAAGGAAAAGGCAGCGGCTGTGGCTGAGACCAGGGCCGATTTTGCACGAGCAGGGCCGGCTAGTATGATGCACATGCAGGTTCCGACGATGAAGCAGAACCCATTTGCATTGGAGGAAACTAGGCCTCCCTTGGCAGCACGTCTTCGGCACAGAGGAGACAAGACATCGAGTACTTATGATCTAGTGGAGCAGATGTATTACTTGTATGTGAATGTGGTCAAGGCCAGAGATCTTCCTGTCATGGATGTTACAGGAAGCCTTGATCCTTATGTGGAAGTGAAGCTTGGGAACTACAAAGGGCAAACGAAACCATTGGAGAAGAACCAATACCCGGTGTGGAACCAAGTTTTTGCTTTCTCAAAAGAGAGGCTGCAATCCAGTGTCCTCGAAGTGGTTTTGATGGATAAGGATCTTGTGAAAGATGATTTTGTTGGGAGAGTTAGTTTTGATCTTTCTGAAATTCCTCTTCGGCTGCCACCAGATAGTCCTTTGGCTCCTCAGTGGTACAAATTGGAGGACAAGAAAGGGGACAGGCACAACTCAGGAGAAATTATGCTTGCGGTTTGGGTAGGAACACAGGCTGATGAGGCCTTTCCCGATGCATGGCATTCTGATGCTCACAACATAAGTCATTCAAACATGTCCAATACACGATCCAAGGTTTATTTCTCCCCCAGACTATACTACCTTAAAATTGATGTACTTGGAGCTCAGGATCTTATTCCCTCCGAAAGAGGAGCTCAAGAAACACGTGTGAAGGTACTGGTTGGGAATCAGCTGAAATTCACTCGGTTTACCCATATGCGAATGAACACTGAATGGAATGAAGACTTCATGTTTGTGGTATCGGAGCCTCTTGAAGACCTCATAATTATTACTGTGGAGGACAAGGGAGGACCTGAGGTTTTAGGCCGGTTGGTCGTATCAGTAAGAGACGTTATGCACAGACATGACCACCACAAAGCACCCGAACCCCGCTGGCATAGTCTGCACAAGCATCTTGAACTTGAAGCGGACGCCGACAAGAAGAAAGACAAGTTTACAAGCAAGATCCTCCTTAGAATCTATGTGGACTCAGGTTATCATGTTCTTGATGAGTCCACGCATTTCAGCAGTGATCTACAGCCCTCCTCCAAACACTTGAGAAAACCAAGCATAGGATTTCTTGAACTTGGGATTCTAAGTGCAAAGAATTTGCTTCCAATGAAGGGAAAGGATGGTGGGACTACAGATGCATACTGTGTGGCCAAGTATGGCAACAAATGGATTCGGACTAGAACGCTGCTTGACACTCTGGCTCCTCGCTGGAATGAGCAGTATACTTGGGATGTTCATGATCCATGTACTGTAATCACTGTCGGTGTTTTCGATAATTGCCATGTTAATGGAAGCAAAGAAGACACAAGAGATCAAAGGATTGGGAAGGTAAGAATTCGACTATCGACTTTAGAAACTAATCGGGTTTATACCCATTATTATCCGTTGTTGGTTCTCGAACGATCTGGTTTGAAGAAACATGGTGAGCTTCATTTGGCATTGAGGTTCACTTGTACTTCTTGGGTTAACTTGGTGGCACAATATGGAAACCCTTTGCTTCCAAAAATGCATTATATCCAACCCATATCTTTTAGGCACCATGATTGGCTTCGCCACCACGCAATGCAGATTGTGGCAGCCAGGCTAGCTAGGTCAGAGCCACCCCTCCGGCATGAAATTGTTGAGTACATGCTTGATGTAGATATTCACTTGTGGAGTCTCAGGAGAAGCAAAGCCAATTTTTCTCGCATCATGTCTCTGCTTTCAGGGGTTACAGCGGTTTGTAAGTGGATCAACGAAATATGTCTCTGGAGAAACCCAATCACGACATGTTTAGTGCACGTCTTGTTTTTGATATTGGTTTGTTACCCAGAATTGGTCTTACCTACGATTTTCCTCTACCTGTTTGTGATCGGAATATGGAACTATCGGTTCAGGCCAAAGCAGCCACCTCACATGGATGCACGACTATCACAAGCAGAGTTTATACACTCAGATGAACTGGATGAGGAATTTGACACATTCCCAACTACTAGACATCCAGATCTTGTAAGGGCGAGGTATGATAGGTTGCGGATTGTGGCAGGTAAGGTGCAATCTGTGGTTGGAGATTTAGCATCGCAAGGGGAAAGGGCTCTAGCTTTACTAAGCTGGAGAGATCCAAGAGCTACGgcaatcttcatcatcttctcatTGATCTGGGCTGTGTTCATATATGTCACTCCTTTCCAAGTAGTTGCAGTGCTGGTTGGGCTGTACTTGCTTCGACACCCTCGATTCAGAAGCAAGATGCCTTCTGTACCCGTCAATTTCTTCAAGAGGTTACCGGGCAAGTCAGATATGCTACTTTGA